A window from Gadus morhua unplaced genomic scaffold, gadMor3.0, whole genome shotgun sequence encodes these proteins:
- the LOC115539179 gene encoding uncharacterized protein LOC115539179, translated as MKNVQEREDILDALSGPSDDEDRDNVPKTSGEDSSDEEPIMKNVQTRCRKTYTAVRGETEPSSSGSLGVSKVKKRKDGSKNYHAKRNFCLYCEKSYAKIARHLEQKHSRESEVASALACPKKSKERRVQLDFIRRKGNRAHNIDVIKEGKGIIVPCKQSSSETLDPKDYMHCANCQGLFKRKFLWKHNKVCTLAQKSNKTGRTRIQALCANAQPIPNGVSSKVWEMINNMFQDEIADTVKKDKVIIALGEQMFNKKGGMQQEHIRQTLRELGRLVLAGRKVTPLTKIEQYVMPSNMDHLIKAVKIVAGFDEEKNVFKKSNLALKLGHSLKKIADLVTCEALIAGHKEKANSTEDFLQIYKTRWNEYVSASAYRSLHEAKWNAPQLIPFTEDVKKMHIYLDEKQKEYSHVLSGDQTSKNWTKLAQVILTQVILFNRRREGEVSKMFLTMFSSRTSTPLHDDVAHALSDIEKQLCKYFTRIEIRGKRGRKVPVLLTPAVVESLELLTKQRSACGVPANNHFLFARPGTVNHLRGSDAIRLFARVCGAQRPDSLSSSKLRKQVSTLSKVLNLNDTELDQLADFLGHDIRIHRQYYRLPEGTLQLAKISKILMACEQGRLAEFRGKSLEEISIEPNETVEIPSTSLHAELQDADEDPTPGRSPQPAGSPLPARPPLPAGSTLPETGEPSLEMDDVEHPSPAAAEISEVSRSSHSTKRKWTQIEVAAIEAKMGRFIREGKTPGKEECQECIASSPEALKSRDWRAVKFFVRNRVVSLSRKTFK; from the exons ATGAAGAATGTGCAG GAAAGAGAAGACATCCTTGACGCATTAAGTGGCCCCAGCGATGATGAGGACAGGGATAATGTGCCCAAAACATCTGGTGAAGACTCCTCTGACGAAGAGCCTATTATGAAGAATGTGCAG ACCCGATGCAGGAAAACTTACACGGCTGTCAGAGGAGAAACTGAACCTAGTAGCAGTGGTTCATTAGGGGTTAGCAAGGTGAAGAAGAGAAAGGATGGGTCAAAGAACTATCATGCTAAGAGGAACTTCTGCCTTTATTGTGAAAAATCATATGCCAAGATCGCACGTCACCTGGAGCAAAAGCACTCCAGAGAGAGCGAAGTAGCCAGTGCCCTGGCCTGTCCCAAGAAATCAAAGGAGAGAAGGGTACAATTAGACTTCATTAGAAGGAAGGGAAATCGCGCCCACAACATTGACGTGATAAAGGAGGGAAAAGGGATCATTGTGCCATGCAAACAGTCGAGCAGTGAGACACTGGACCCAAAAGATTACATGCACTGCGCCAACTGCCAAGGCCTCTTCAAGAGGAAGTTTCTCTGGAAACATAATAAAGTGTGCACACTTGCACAGAAAAGCAACAAAACGGGAAGAACCCGAATTCAAGCTCTCTGTGCGAATGCACAGCCAATTCCCAATGGAGTCAGCTCCAAAGTCTGGGAGATGATAAACAACATGTTTCAGGATGAAATAGCCGACACGGTCAAAAAGGACAAAGTCATCATTGCTCTCGGGGAGCAAATGTTCAACAAAAAAGGTGGAATGCAACAGGAGCACATTAGGCAGACCCTAAGAGAGCTGGGAAGATTGGTTCTAGCAGGGCGCAAGGTCACTCCACTCACCAAAATTGAACAGTACGTCATGCCATCCAACATGGATCATTTAATCAAAGCAGTGAAAATAGTGGCAGGCTTtgatgaagaaaaaaatgtCTTTAAAAAATCGAACCTGGCCTTAAAACTTGGACACAGCCTGAAGAAAATTGCTGATCTCGTCACCTGTGAAGCCCTGATAGCTGGGCATAAGGAAAAAGCTAATTCCACAGAAGACTTCCTTCAGATTTACAAAACACGATGGAATGAATACGTCTCTGCCTCTGCATACCGATCCTTGCATGAAGCAAAATGGAATGCGCCCCAGCTCATTCCATTCACCGAAGATgtgaaaaaaatgcatatctATCTAGACGAGAAGCAGAAGGAGTACTCTCATGTACTCTCTGGTGATCAGACATCAAAGAACTGGACCAAACTGGCACAAGTGATTCTGACTCAGGTCATCTTGTTTAACCgacgcagagagggagaggtctcAAAGATGTTTTTGACAATGTTCTCATCCAGAACCAGTACACCCCTCCATGATGATGTGGCACATGCCTTGTCGGACATAGAAAAACAGCTGTGTAAATACTTCACACGTATCGAAATTCGTGGCAAAAGGGGAAGAAAGGTACCTGTGCTACTGACGCCGGCCGTAGTAGAGTCGCTTGAATTGCTGACGAAGCAGAGATCTGCATGTGGAGTGCCGGCAAACAATCACTTCCTTTTTGCCAGGCCTGGTACCGTTAACCACTTGAGGGGGTCAGACGCTATTCGTCTGTTCGCCCGAGTCTGTGGAGCCCAGCGACCAGATTCTCTCTCATCATCCAAATTGAGAAAGCAAGTGTCAACACTGTCGAAGGTGCTAAACCTCAATGACACAGAGCTCGACCAGCTAGCAGATTTCCTCGGCCATGATATCCGGATCCATCGGCAATATTATCGCCTGCCAGAGGGAACTTTGCAATTAGCAAAAATTAGTAAGATCCTCATGGCATGCGAACAAGGACGCCTTGCGGAATTCAGAGGGAAGAGCCTTGAGGAAATCTCCATTGAGCCAAATG AAACAGTTGAGATCCCTTCAACATCCCTCCATGCAGAATTGCAGGATGCAGACGAAGATCCTACACCGGGCAGATCTCCACAACCAGCAGGATCTCCCCTACCAGCCAGACCGCCGCTACCAGCCGGATCAACACTACCAG aaacTGGTGAGCCCTCATTAGAAATGGATGACGTAGAACATCCATCACCAG CAGCAGCTGAGATTTCAG aAGTATCTAGAAGTTCCcattcaacaaaaagaaaatggacCCAAATAGAGGTGGCAGCTATCGAGGCTAAAATGGGCCGATTCATCAGGGAAGGGAAAACTCCTGGAAAGGAGGAGTGCCAGGAATGTATTGCCAGTTCTCCCGAAGCCCTGAAAAGTAGGGATTGGAGGGCAGTTAAATTCTTTGTTAGAAATAGAGTAGTCTCCTTGTCCAGGAAAACTTTTAAGTAA